A single genomic interval of Koleobacter methoxysyntrophicus harbors:
- a CDS encoding ATP-dependent DNA helicase yields the protein MVEGILVKYTNRTGKVRTESGLVKLKFKKKIPGLKPGLCYKFEGPRTKDWIEVLAVSPSVDGRLDPEDWALLFPGINPEELGSAMSAAGIQTVSDLFKSDPGIEKISELLGSEKADIFAECIRQIERNTEIQAVWSIADRAGLRLDIPQIVRLVDFFSRRAKRNNTTVAELIKNCPWIILHVPDVFSRIKEALEAADAIAGYLGRPFGADRVISCAAALVARKSQEGHAYIPFQELYKKIQNYCPYGKFEFQSLIATGSGTAGRLTIDKSFSESMAEENEFFAGDGSYRSKAVYLSRVYFEEKFIAKRLNTILKENTALLPESVSGYALEWAEKRGIKFNPAQENLIRNVMNNKITVLRGGAGSGKTTVLKALIYGLHKSGVQAALLAPTGIAAQRLAAESETPYHTIHRYSRIYQDGDLFFPEEDIAPNVSTGDRVVIVDEMSMATVPVIAKLLSISDISTRFVFSGDESQLPPIGPGGVFDALIKADDLFAVIDLPGCYRQQSETVKNALNIRAGTGIIPGAKTRIVPVDSKHSTQEALLSMLTDKEHKDIQDIFVLARRKEEVRKLNRALRKHFLGIDNGDFAPGDYIITVRNDYEDFIKISNPFLRRIRELRHSERPTIYNGTRGVIKQINENTIIVEFLLPGGNSLEAEYNKSEINWYIEHAFAMTVHKAQGGQAREVYFIEPEPEGLTQAMLYTAFTRCTESITLIGGRDVESWNNFKPDPVRFSKLYWRIKEEAQKNRSE from the coding sequence ATGGTCGAAGGAATACTTGTAAAATATACCAACAGAACAGGTAAGGTGCGAACCGAATCCGGTCTTGTAAAGTTAAAATTCAAAAAGAAAATTCCCGGTTTAAAACCCGGCCTGTGCTATAAATTCGAAGGTCCGCGCACAAAAGATTGGATTGAAGTTCTTGCTGTCAGCCCTTCTGTAGACGGCAGGCTTGACCCGGAAGACTGGGCACTGCTTTTCCCGGGCATTAACCCTGAAGAACTGGGAAGTGCTATGTCCGCTGCAGGCATACAGACCGTAAGCGACCTCTTTAAATCCGATCCGGGGATCGAAAAAATCTCTGAACTGCTGGGCAGCGAAAAAGCAGATATCTTTGCAGAGTGCATCAGGCAGATAGAACGAAACACGGAAATTCAAGCTGTATGGTCAATTGCGGACAGGGCGGGGTTAAGATTAGACATACCGCAGATTGTCCGGCTGGTAGACTTCTTTTCTCGCCGGGCAAAAAGAAATAATACTACGGTAGCAGAACTGATAAAAAACTGTCCGTGGATAATCCTTCACGTGCCGGACGTATTCAGCAGGATAAAGGAAGCGCTCGAAGCAGCCGATGCAATAGCCGGATATCTCGGCAGACCGTTCGGTGCTGACAGGGTAATATCATGTGCTGCAGCACTTGTCGCTCGAAAATCGCAGGAAGGGCATGCGTATATACCGTTTCAGGAGCTTTACAAAAAAATACAAAACTACTGCCCTTACGGGAAATTTGAATTTCAGTCACTTATTGCAACCGGCTCGGGTACCGCCGGCAGGCTTACAATAGACAAAAGCTTTTCAGAATCCATGGCGGAAGAAAACGAATTTTTTGCCGGAGACGGCAGCTACAGGTCCAAAGCGGTCTACCTATCGCGCGTCTACTTCGAGGAAAAATTTATAGCAAAAAGGCTGAATACGATATTAAAGGAAAACACAGCGTTGCTTCCTGAATCAGTTTCCGGATATGCACTGGAATGGGCAGAAAAGAGGGGCATAAAATTCAATCCTGCGCAGGAGAACTTAATTCGGAATGTCATGAATAATAAAATTACGGTTCTGCGCGGCGGTGCAGGCAGCGGTAAAACGACGGTTTTAAAAGCTCTGATCTACGGCCTGCACAAATCGGGAGTTCAGGCAGCACTTTTGGCCCCAACAGGAATAGCTGCCCAGCGGCTCGCTGCCGAGTCCGAAACACCGTATCATACAATCCACCGCTATTCACGTATTTACCAGGACGGCGACCTGTTTTTCCCGGAAGAAGACATCGCGCCGAATGTTTCAACAGGTGATAGAGTAGTTATAGTAGACGAAATGAGTATGGCAACAGTACCGGTAATTGCAAAGCTGCTGAGTATATCTGATATTTCCACCCGTTTTGTGTTTTCGGGAGATGAATCACAGCTCCCACCGATCGGTCCCGGCGGTGTATTTGATGCACTTATAAAAGCAGACGACCTGTTTGCTGTTATTGACCTTCCCGGCTGTTACAGACAGCAGAGCGAAACGGTTAAAAACGCTCTAAATATCAGAGCAGGCACCGGTATTATCCCGGGCGCAAAAACCCGGATTGTCCCCGTAGATTCAAAGCACAGCACACAAGAAGCGCTGCTTTCTATGCTGACAGATAAAGAACACAAAGACATACAAGATATCTTTGTGCTTGCTCGAAGAAAAGAAGAAGTCCGGAAACTAAACAGAGCCCTTAGAAAGCACTTCCTGGGTATTGACAACGGTGATTTCGCCCCCGGCGATTACATAATAACCGTTCGTAACGACTATGAAGATTTTATAAAAATATCAAACCCCTTCTTGCGGCGTATAAGAGAACTAAGACACAGTGAACGTCCGACGATATATAACGGTACGCGCGGGGTTATAAAGCAGATAAACGAAAACACGATAATTGTAGAATTTCTTCTTCCTGGCGGAAACAGTCTGGAAGCAGAATACAACAAAAGCGAAATCAACTGGTATATAGAACATGCCTTTGCAATGACGGTACACAAAGCGCAGGGCGGTCAGGCAAGAGAAGTATACTTTATTGAACCTGAACCTGAGGGTCTAACTCAAGCGATGCTTTATACTGCATTTACACGCTGTACAGAAAGTATTACCTTGATAGGCGGACGGGATGTAGAAAGCTGGAACAATTTCAAACCCGACCCTGTAAGGTTTTCAAAACTCTACTGGCGGATAAAAGAAGAAGCCCAAAAAAACAGATCTGAATAA
- the iscB gene encoding RNA-guided endonuclease IscB yields the protein MFVLNKHGKPLMPCKPSKARKLLKQGKAKIVNYEPFTIQLLYGSSGYKQGCTAGIDAGSKNTGIAVTTDDGRVVYKAQVELRQDIKGNIETKRRLRRSRRNRKTRYREPRFLNRKRKDGWLPPSIAARIDAHYNIMKKLSKIIPITNIVVEVARFDVQALINPNIQGEEYQNGDMKGFDSVKEYIKIRDNYQCHYARLRPDIQCSDELTVDHIIPRSKGGTNNPTNLVCCCKEHNKRRGDLSYKEFTGKDLPAIRDFRVTVFMNVLKDHLVPRLQKIAPTKYTFGLYTRRKRKEWNLEKSHINDAIVIAGIKPKQEVSVSYYIRQVRKKKRSLHEEIPRKGKSRPNRDAKRNEKNTKKIVTNNNYWCLWDKVYIPAIDKTGYISGFTGKWVYVQDIEGNYLQISEKYKQVNSKELRLICRNNNYICQQFISIL from the coding sequence GTGTTCGTTCTAAACAAGCACGGCAAGCCGCTCATGCCGTGCAAACCTTCAAAAGCGAGGAAATTACTAAAACAGGGCAAAGCAAAAATAGTTAATTACGAACCGTTCACAATCCAGTTATTGTACGGCAGCAGTGGCTACAAACAAGGTTGCACTGCGGGTATTGACGCCGGCAGCAAGAACACTGGCATAGCCGTGACAACAGATGACGGCAGAGTAGTGTATAAAGCGCAAGTAGAACTAAGGCAAGACATCAAAGGAAACATCGAAACAAAGCGCAGGCTTAGAAGAAGTAGAAGAAACAGAAAAACACGTTACAGGGAACCCAGATTTTTAAACCGCAAAAGGAAAGATGGCTGGCTGCCGCCATCTATAGCAGCAAGAATTGATGCGCACTACAATATTATGAAAAAGTTATCTAAAATTATACCTATCACGAACATTGTAGTAGAAGTAGCGCGATTTGATGTTCAAGCGTTAATAAATCCAAATATACAAGGAGAGGAATATCAAAACGGCGACATGAAAGGTTTTGACAGTGTCAAGGAGTATATAAAGATAAGAGACAATTATCAATGTCACTATGCCAGACTGAGGCCGGATATACAATGTTCAGACGAACTAACAGTGGACCATATCATACCCAGAAGCAAGGGTGGAACAAATAATCCGACTAATCTTGTCTGCTGCTGCAAAGAACACAACAAGCGGAGAGGCGATTTATCATACAAAGAATTTACGGGCAAGGATTTGCCGGCAATCAGGGATTTTCGAGTGACTGTGTTTATGAACGTTTTAAAAGACCATCTTGTTCCCAGATTACAGAAAATAGCGCCAACAAAATATACTTTTGGGCTATATACTCGCAGGAAACGGAAAGAATGGAATTTAGAAAAATCACATATAAACGATGCTATCGTTATTGCGGGGATAAAACCAAAGCAGGAGGTATCAGTCAGTTATTATATCCGACAAGTTCGCAAGAAGAAACGCAGCTTGCATGAAGAGATCCCGCGTAAAGGGAAAAGCAGACCTAATAGAGATGCAAAAAGGAACGAAAAGAACACAAAGAAAATCGTAACTAATAATAATTACTGGTGTTTGTGGGATAAAGTATATATACCTGCGATAGATAAAACAGGCTATATATCAGGTTTCACGGGAAAATGGGTATATGTACAAGATATAGAAGGAAATTATCTGCAGATATCAGAAAAGTACAAACAGGTTAATTCGAAAGAACTGCGTCTAATTTGCAGAAACAACAATTACATTTGTCAGCAATTCATCTCCATCTTATAG
- a CDS encoding DEAD/DEAH box helicase family protein: MPEQFLYEQLNTLSQWGSIKKEVPDAIVRNLNPGYELRPYQVEAFARFIYCYKNDYPGKTYPLHFLFNMATGSGKTLIMAGLILYLYEQGYRNFLFFVNSTNIIEKTKDNFLNPVSIKYLFNQGIHINNRRVRVLPVENFEAVNPGNINICFTTIQKLHSDLTSEKENALTFEDFRKHKVVLIADEAHHMNVKTKAQSKLFESWENTVERIFMQNEDNLLLEFTATHDYATPAMVEKYRNKVIIRYDLVNFRNDRFSKDVVIVQSDLDQQERILQALILSQYKQEVAAKYRINLKPVILFKAQRTIEQSKQLKAEFHKLIDELKGRHIAGIRNKSNIPLVQRAFRFFAKNGISDDQLAERLKHEFRSDFCLSVNEESEKERYQILVNTLEDKNNRIRAIFAVQKLNEGWDVLNLFDIVRCYETRDSGKGKIGATTFSEAQLIGRGARYFPFVLPGYNDRFRRKFDGDLNHELRVLEELHYHSINDSRYIAEIRKALIEQGMMDEREVARELKLKDSFKKTPFYKYGIIWLNDRRPKDYRRIRSLADLGVKKRNYIHFITTGHGSATAVLEKANNGLTANDETRLDVKVRDIERNIVQSAIARNPFFTFANLKRYFPHLDSIQTFISSEDYLGGLEITFQGNVRELDDNHTEKLAAVSGLLAQIESEICANATEYEGTRDFKEDWIHKIFKDKILKFDAQNPRASDDAQFEHFVSNKDWFAFNTIYGTSEEKAFVRMLDRQMHKLQARYDEIYLLRNEGHFAVYNFSDGRTFRPDFVLFLREKGGELLTYQLFIEPKGKHLKEHDRWKEDFLKEITNEFSGKLLRFGDKKYRLIGVPFYNNEDENRFRASLEFALS, from the coding sequence ATGCCTGAGCAGTTTCTATATGAACAACTTAACACTCTTTCTCAATGGGGCAGCATTAAAAAAGAAGTCCCCGATGCTATAGTGCGGAACCTGAACCCTGGATACGAACTGCGCCCTTATCAGGTGGAAGCCTTTGCGCGTTTTATTTACTGCTACAAAAACGACTACCCCGGCAAAACCTACCCACTGCATTTCCTGTTCAATATGGCAACGGGAAGCGGCAAAACGCTTATCATGGCCGGGCTGATTCTTTATCTCTACGAGCAGGGCTACCGCAACTTCCTGTTCTTTGTCAATTCTACTAATATTATCGAGAAGACCAAAGATAACTTTCTCAACCCTGTCAGCATTAAATACCTTTTTAATCAGGGTATTCACATTAACAATCGCCGCGTGCGCGTTTTGCCGGTGGAGAATTTCGAAGCAGTTAACCCAGGTAACATCAATATTTGCTTTACTACGATTCAGAAACTCCATTCTGACCTGACCAGCGAAAAAGAAAACGCTTTGACCTTTGAGGATTTCCGCAAGCACAAAGTCGTTTTAATCGCCGATGAAGCTCATCATATGAACGTCAAAACCAAAGCGCAAAGCAAACTGTTTGAGAGTTGGGAAAATACCGTAGAGCGCATCTTTATGCAGAACGAAGACAATCTTCTGCTAGAATTTACTGCCACGCACGATTACGCCACTCCTGCCATGGTGGAAAAATACCGCAACAAGGTTATCATCCGCTACGACCTCGTTAATTTTCGCAACGACCGTTTTTCTAAGGATGTAGTCATCGTGCAATCGGACCTTGATCAGCAAGAACGTATTTTACAAGCCCTTATCTTAAGCCAGTATAAGCAGGAGGTGGCGGCGAAATACCGTATTAACCTTAAACCCGTGATTTTGTTTAAAGCCCAACGCACTATTGAACAATCGAAGCAGCTCAAAGCAGAATTCCACAAGCTCATTGACGAGCTTAAAGGTAGGCATATTGCCGGTATCCGCAACAAGTCAAACATCCCGCTGGTACAGCGTGCTTTTCGGTTCTTTGCCAAAAACGGCATCAGCGATGATCAGTTGGCAGAGCGCCTGAAGCACGAATTCCGTTCCGACTTCTGTCTTTCTGTAAACGAAGAAAGCGAAAAAGAGCGGTACCAAATTCTGGTCAATACGCTGGAAGACAAAAACAACCGCATCCGTGCCATTTTTGCTGTACAGAAGCTCAACGAAGGCTGGGACGTGCTGAATCTGTTCGACATTGTACGGTGTTATGAAACTCGTGATTCCGGTAAGGGCAAAATCGGTGCCACCACCTTTTCCGAGGCGCAGCTCATTGGGCGCGGGGCACGCTATTTCCCTTTTGTCCTGCCCGGATACAACGACCGTTTCCGCCGCAAATTTGACGGCGACCTCAACCATGAACTGCGCGTGCTGGAGGAACTTCATTATCACAGCATCAACGACTCACGCTATATCGCTGAAATCCGTAAGGCGCTCATCGAGCAGGGTATGATGGACGAGCGCGAAGTGGCCCGCGAACTCAAACTCAAAGATTCATTCAAGAAAACGCCGTTTTACAAGTATGGGATTATCTGGCTCAACGACCGCCGCCCCAAAGATTACCGGCGCATCCGTTCTCTTGCCGATCTAGGTGTAAAGAAGCGAAACTATATCCATTTCATTACTACAGGTCACGGTAGCGCGACCGCAGTACTGGAAAAAGCAAATAATGGCCTGACAGCCAATGACGAAACCCGCCTGGACGTGAAAGTGCGGGACATTGAACGTAACATCGTTCAATCTGCCATTGCTCGCAACCCGTTCTTTACCTTCGCCAATTTAAAGCGTTACTTTCCTCATCTCGATTCAATACAAACATTCATCTCCAGCGAAGATTATCTCGGTGGGTTGGAAATCACCTTCCAGGGCAATGTGCGTGAGTTGGACGATAACCACACCGAGAAACTTGCCGCGGTGTCGGGCTTACTCGCACAAATTGAATCTGAAATCTGTGCAAACGCTACCGAATATGAAGGCACACGGGACTTCAAGGAAGACTGGATCCATAAAATCTTCAAAGACAAAATTTTGAAATTCGATGCCCAAAACCCTCGCGCTTCAGACGACGCGCAATTTGAGCATTTCGTCTCTAACAAAGACTGGTTTGCCTTCAACACCATTTACGGCACAAGCGAAGAAAAAGCCTTTGTGCGTATGCTGGATAGGCAAATGCATAAACTGCAAGCACGATACGATGAAATCTATCTACTGCGCAACGAGGGGCATTTTGCTGTCTACAACTTCAGCGATGGCCGTACCTTCCGCCCCGATTTTGTATTGTTCCTGCGCGAAAAAGGCGGCGAATTGCTTACTTACCAGCTCTTCATTGAGCCAAAGGGAAAACATCTCAAAGAGCATGACCGCTGGAAAGAGGACTTTCTAAAAGAAATCACTAACGAGTTCAGCGGTAAACTGCTGAGGTTTGGAGACAAGAAATACCGTTTGATTGGTGTACCGTTTTATAACAACGAAGATGAAAACCGGTTTAGGGCAAGTCTTGAGTTTGCGCTGAGTTAG
- a CDS encoding DNA methyltransferase → MAFNTKLNNLLKSDSRFVDDDGELILAAVQDAAWKVDRNLVKLLLSDPEIKAVFFEEIEGHWIFDVNKFIDYTAQKNFLDNSYTRFKNRIGLTIGGRYLRERGEVALVWPYKDCYLEGGQTKEEEKRKEIFFNEVLAQDEINRLLDPKVLTNFKRYTANSIEPVTGFRRDENGVIRENLIIKGNNLLALHTLKTQFRGQVKLIYIDPPFNTERDSFSYNDNFRHSTWLTFLRNRLLVAYELLTDDGNIFVHIDNNESHYLKILLDEIFGRENFINEIIWHKGREGGSSRSHSTSSSMPTEYQNIFIYAKNKSMRFWNPPLGPYKVSTISRIQKDEKGWFYTRGRMGRTPAAWELKAGSGLKTYVSDRVDLDKEAVIKLLTAKDAQYVALGDVWSNDLIKNTKETNYDTAKPEGLLRIIVEAGTNPDDLVLDFFLGSGTTAAVCLKLKRRFIGIEQLEGGINTAIQRLYNVVQGKDNKGISKSVGWKGGGDFIYCELMKYNEAFMDRIQAAGSSEELVQIWREMAEGSFLNWYVNPAMHEEAVNDFIAIGKEPNGLEKQKRLLAELLDKNQLYVNLSEIDDAQFDVSEEDKALNRAFYGEWYNA, encoded by the coding sequence ATGGCGTTTAATACAAAACTAAACAACCTGCTCAAATCTGATTCGCGCTTTGTTGATGACGACGGCGAGCTTATCCTTGCCGCCGTACAGGATGCTGCTTGGAAGGTTGACCGCAACTTGGTCAAACTTTTGCTTTCCGATCCCGAAATTAAGGCAGTGTTCTTTGAAGAAATCGAAGGGCATTGGATTTTCGATGTCAATAAATTCATTGATTATACTGCCCAGAAGAACTTTCTGGATAACTCCTACACCCGCTTCAAAAACCGCATCGGGCTGACCATTGGCGGCAGATATCTGCGCGAACGCGGCGAAGTGGCACTGGTGTGGCCCTACAAAGACTGCTATTTAGAAGGCGGGCAGACCAAAGAAGAAGAAAAGCGCAAGGAGATTTTCTTCAACGAAGTGCTGGCGCAGGATGAGATAAACCGCCTGCTTGACCCGAAGGTGTTGACTAACTTCAAACGCTATACGGCTAACAGCATTGAGCCTGTAACCGGCTTTCGCCGCGATGAAAACGGTGTTATCCGTGAAAACCTGATTATCAAAGGCAACAACCTGCTCGCCCTGCACACTCTCAAAACCCAATTCCGCGGACAGGTGAAGCTGATTTATATTGACCCGCCATTCAATACAGAGCGAGATAGTTTTTCCTATAATGATAACTTCAGGCACTCTACATGGCTCACATTTCTTAGAAATCGACTATTGGTAGCATATGAATTACTAACAGATGATGGCAATATATTTGTTCATATTGATAACAACGAGTCGCATTATTTAAAGATTCTTCTAGATGAAATCTTTGGTAGAGAAAATTTCATCAATGAAATTATTTGGCATAAGGGAAGAGAAGGTGGGAGTTCGAGATCTCACTCAACGAGTTCTTCTATGCCTACTGAATACCAAAACATATTTATCTACGCAAAGAATAAGAGCATGAGATTCTGGAATCCACCGTTGGGGCCATACAAGGTTTCTACTATTAGCAGGATTCAGAAAGACGAAAAGGGTTGGTTTTATACAAGGGGGCGTATGGGCAGAACACCTGCTGCTTGGGAGTTGAAAGCTGGGTCTGGTCTGAAAACATATGTTTCCGATAGGGTTGACCTTGATAAAGAAGCAGTTATAAAACTTCTAACTGCAAAGGATGCACAATATGTAGCACTGGGAGATGTTTGGAGTAATGACTTAATCAAAAACACCAAAGAGACAAACTATGATACAGCCAAACCAGAAGGTTTGCTTAGAATCATTGTCGAAGCTGGTACTAACCCGGACGATTTAGTGCTTGACTTTTTTCTCGGCAGCGGAACTACGGCCGCTGTGTGTTTAAAGTTAAAAAGGAGATTTATTGGAATTGAGCAACTAGAAGGCGGAATCAACACAGCTATTCAAAGGTTGTACAATGTGGTTCAGGGAAAGGATAACAAGGGCATCTCCAAATCCGTTGGCTGGAAAGGTGGCGGTGACTTCATCTACTGCGAACTGATGAAGTACAACGAAGCCTTCATGGATCGCATCCAGGCCGCCGGTTCCAGCGAAGAACTCGTGCAAATCTGGCGCGAAATGGCAGAAGGTTCATTTTTAAATTGGTATGTCAACCCCGCAATGCATGAAGAAGCGGTCAATGATTTTATCGCCATCGGCAAAGAACCAAACGGTCTTGAAAAGCAAAAACGCCTGCTGGCGGAACTGCTGGACAAGAACCAATTATATGTAAACCTTTCTGAGATAGACGACGCGCAGTTTGACGTCAGCGAAGAAGACAAAGCGTTGAACAGGGCGTTTTATGGAGAGTGGTATAATGCCTGA
- a CDS encoding tyrosine-type recombinase/integrase, whose product MYDLISEFEVYLREKDASPFTVRAYLSHLKKFIKWYRDTAGELPETGVVGPLDIAEFKRHLQNQNQKPATINRALRSLKIIFFKWAVEKGCIAQNPAGDIKPVSEVKSAPRALGRYVTAT is encoded by the coding sequence ATGTACGACCTTATTTCCGAATTTGAAGTTTATCTCAGGGAGAAGGATGCAAGCCCCTTCACGGTACGCGCGTACCTTTCCCACCTGAAGAAATTTATAAAGTGGTATCGGGATACGGCCGGTGAACTGCCCGAAACAGGTGTAGTCGGTCCGCTGGATATAGCAGAATTCAAAAGACATCTTCAAAATCAGAACCAGAAACCGGCTACAATAAACAGGGCTCTGCGTTCTTTGAAAATCATATTTTTTAAATGGGCGGTGGAAAAAGGCTGTATTGCCCAGAACCCTGCCGGGGACATAAAACCCGTATCCGAAGTCAAGAGTGCTCCCAGAGCGCTGGGGAGGTACGTAACAGCTACCTAA
- a CDS encoding Ada metal-binding domain-containing protein, with protein sequence MSTASYAGNKSSKKFHLPDCQWAEKISRKNRVYLKSRTEAVKAGYEPCKVCML encoded by the coding sequence GTGTCAACGGCGTCCTATGCAGGCAATAAGAGCAGCAAAAAGTTTCACCTTCCGGACTGCCAGTGGGCTGAAAAAATATCTCGTAAGAACAGGGTATATCTTAAGTCGCGCACCGAAGCAGTAAAAGCAGGGTATGAGCCGTGCAAGGTATGCATGCTGTAG
- a CDS encoding DNA methyltransferase, whose amino-acid sequence MTKEQKFLNALKDIFVGAKVEGESGFINLMRIKSCYFEKGVFPRLIEDINKALEPFPEFREELFDRLYTFFHRYFSETGSIYYRHTPLHERVYEQVYTDDRDVMLFWKTHMLYYVKTDRLFKSMEIEVDGFRFFFDVSSLEHKKNNEKRELVYSFKEIRSDGAIIFDISYSEKGRKTKLDDIRKGIKNALGLPRYTDQVPGEEVLERAFRTFKRQSEVDYFICKDARKFLREQFDLWLYQYVFEPEYREEGSRGGTIWSEKRIRQLQVLKDIAYKIIDYIAQFEDELIRIWNKPKFVLNSHYVITLDRIIARDGGTKLLNRFLSHHGMETQIQEWRDLGIVDDSFTLEDIKNNLYDPRYLYLPLDTRHFKDLELDLLLLFDHLDKELDGWLIKSENYQALNTLLPKFRESIQTIYIDPPFNTGDDFNYVDRFQDSTWLTLMDNRLSLAKHFLKQSGSIFLHLDWNANYLGRLLLDKTFGKNGFVNEIIWRIGWVSGYKTQAKGFVRNHDTILFYTPDEIQHFFKKEDAVIPYCSFAKDTISEHLSQIVEQWCIPKESVRTAKVVFHTTDGTVFKIGLKTKQGEYYLEDTWNCNEYEELHSNKIKRNAKEYTPNGSEITQKPEELLKRVIELTTDDGDIVFDFFMGSATTIAVAHKLHRRWIGIEMADYFETDALYRMKHVLAGRTIREPVGISAQVDWQGGGFFKYFALEQHEDVLRRAYYADVEPIFVQTDPYSQYVFLRDTKMLDNAQTGEKVMMVDLEKNEIRVDLSKLYDNIDLAETLSCVTGKWIRRIYPRPDDSTQPGEVEFEDGTRVNLTNPPWELFKTLIWW is encoded by the coding sequence ATGACCAAAGAACAAAAATTTTTAAACGCCTTAAAAGACATATTCGTTGGAGCAAAGGTGGAAGGCGAATCCGGCTTCATAAATCTAATGAGAATTAAATCCTGCTATTTTGAAAAAGGAGTCTTTCCTCGTTTAATAGAAGATATCAATAAAGCTCTGGAACCTTTCCCAGAGTTTCGTGAAGAACTTTTTGACCGACTCTACACCTTCTTTCACCGTTACTTCAGCGAGACCGGTTCGATTTATTATCGTCACACTCCTTTACATGAGCGAGTATACGAACAGGTTTATACCGATGACCGAGATGTGATGCTTTTTTGGAAGACTCATATGCTTTATTACGTCAAAACTGATCGCTTATTCAAGAGCATGGAAATTGAGGTGGACGGTTTTCGTTTCTTCTTCGACGTGTCCTCTTTAGAGCATAAGAAAAATAATGAGAAGCGGGAGCTGGTTTATAGCTTTAAAGAAATACGAAGCGACGGAGCTATAATCTTTGACATTTCTTACTCCGAAAAAGGGCGAAAGACCAAGCTAGACGACATACGCAAAGGAATCAAGAATGCGCTGGGCCTGCCCCGATATACAGACCAGGTTCCCGGAGAGGAGGTGCTCGAGCGTGCCTTTCGCACATTTAAGCGCCAGAGTGAGGTAGACTACTTCATATGCAAGGACGCCCGGAAGTTTCTGCGGGAGCAGTTTGACCTATGGCTTTACCAGTACGTATTCGAGCCTGAGTATAGAGAAGAAGGCTCCAGAGGGGGCACGATCTGGTCCGAGAAGCGGATTCGTCAACTTCAAGTGCTCAAAGACATTGCCTACAAGATCATCGACTATATCGCACAGTTTGAGGACGAGCTGATAAGAATATGGAACAAGCCCAAGTTTGTGCTTAACAGCCACTACGTAATCACATTAGATCGAATAATTGCTCGAGACGGCGGAACGAAATTACTGAATCGATTTCTGTCACACCATGGTATGGAAACGCAGATACAGGAGTGGCGCGACCTTGGCATAGTAGACGACAGCTTCACGCTAGAAGACATAAAGAATAACCTTTATGATCCGCGTTACCTATACCTACCGTTAGATACGCGCCATTTCAAAGATCTGGAGCTTGACCTGTTGTTGCTATTTGACCATTTGGACAAAGAACTAGATGGATGGTTGATCAAAAGCGAGAATTATCAGGCATTGAACACGTTGTTGCCCAAATTCCGGGAGAGTATACAGACAATTTATATTGACCCGCCGTTTAACACAGGAGATGATTTCAACTATGTCGATAGGTTTCAGGACTCTACTTGGCTTACACTCATGGACAATCGCTTGTCATTGGCAAAACATTTCCTGAAACAAAGCGGAAGCATATTCCTACACCTCGATTGGAATGCGAACTACCTGGGCCGTTTACTGCTCGATAAAACATTCGGAAAGAACGGCTTTGTTAATGAAATTATTTGGCGGATAGGCTGGGTCTCTGGATACAAGACGCAAGCCAAGGGTTTTGTGAGAAACCATGACACGATCTTGTTCTATACCCCAGATGAGATACAGCATTTCTTCAAGAAGGAGGATGCAGTTATACCATATTGCTCTTTTGCAAAGGATACCATCAGTGAGCATTTGTCTCAAATCGTTGAGCAGTGGTGTATTCCAAAAGAGTCTGTAAGAACAGCAAAAGTGGTTTTCCATACCACCGACGGCACTGTATTCAAGATCGGGCTTAAGACCAAACAGGGCGAATACTACCTTGAGGACACATGGAACTGCAATGAATATGAGGAACTGCATTCAAATAAGATAAAAAGAAACGCAAAAGAATACACGCCTAATGGTTCTGAAATCACTCAGAAGCCCGAGGAATTGCTAAAAAGGGTTATTGAACTAACTACAGATGATGGTGACATAGTTTTTGATTTCTTTATGGGTTCTGCAACAACAATTGCTGTCGCACATAAACTACATAGGCGCTGGATCGGTATTGAAATGGCGGATTATTTTGAGACAGATGCCTTATACCGAATGAAGCACGTATTAGCGGGGAGGACAATTCGAGAACCAGTAGGTATTTCTGCGCAGGTTGACTGGCAAGGTGGCGGCTTTTTCAAATACTTCGCCCTGGAGCAACACGAAGACGTCCTGCGTCGCGCCTACTATGCCGACGTCGAGCCGATATTTGTACAAACTGACCCCTACAGCCAATACGTTTTCCTTCGCGATACCAAGATGCTGGACAACGCCCAGACCGGTGAAAAAGTAATGATGGTGGACTTAGAGAAAAACGAAATCCGAGTAGATCTTAGCAAGCTCTACGACAACATTGACCTTGCCGAGACGCTCTCCTGTGTCACCGGCAAATGGATACGTCGAATTTATCCTAGGCCGGACGACTCAACTCAGCCCGGCGAAGTTGAATTTGAAGATGGAACACGTGTAAATCTTACGAACCCGCCCTGGGAACTTTTCAAAACATTAATTTGGTGGTGA